The Leucobacter sp. UCMA 4100 genome window below encodes:
- a CDS encoding DUF2326 domain-containing protein, whose protein sequence is MAGAKQFKTYAQQLALLEQRGMTIENPASAEALLRQLNYYRLSGYWHPMQGFDPTSGQSLDEFRPGASFNLVHQLYFFDEQLRHIASGELARIKLAATEPQLRALRNRTDNTLSIDDQDRSSEVANLKAQLQEPRIRRGQYQPQANIAEQALTGTQPIGQEDLDALTSYFPQVNVARLHGVEGFHRELTDALRDEHQRQFDVYTNAARETDGQIAYVEDRIRALGKPVDILDETWDEYGKLSANRKALKIQLGIWDGKEASLAERNRLREELKSLRQSALIVARRATNGKLVELNGLAAADQQPPVLNFNENGTNYKFESPDDEGFGVADKGLSPFDLAVFSLTPIPVIMQESVLFNNIEKDIVGKLLELHEQSNKQVLIAFAREQDYEGTSVEEIVNKTSFITLGPDGKALYGWQWNKKTDEQKAEEQ, encoded by the coding sequence ATGGCGGGCGCCAAGCAGTTCAAGACGTATGCGCAACAGCTTGCGCTTCTTGAACAGCGGGGCATGACCATCGAAAACCCAGCCTCAGCTGAAGCACTGCTGCGTCAGCTGAACTACTATCGACTCTCCGGCTACTGGCACCCCATGCAGGGATTTGATCCCACCTCGGGACAGAGCCTGGACGAGTTTCGCCCGGGTGCATCCTTCAACCTTGTTCACCAGCTGTACTTTTTCGACGAGCAGCTCCGACATATTGCGTCAGGTGAACTAGCGCGAATCAAGCTGGCCGCAACCGAACCGCAGCTACGGGCGCTTCGAAACCGCACCGATAACACGTTGAGTATTGATGATCAAGACCGCTCAAGCGAAGTTGCCAACCTCAAGGCTCAGTTACAAGAGCCCAGAATCCGAAGAGGCCAGTACCAACCCCAAGCAAACATCGCAGAACAAGCACTCACCGGCACACAACCCATCGGGCAAGAAGACCTCGACGCCTTGACGTCGTACTTCCCGCAGGTCAACGTTGCTCGTTTGCATGGGGTCGAAGGTTTCCATCGCGAATTGACCGACGCGCTACGCGACGAGCACCAGCGCCAGTTCGACGTATACACGAACGCGGCACGTGAGACAGACGGTCAGATTGCTTACGTGGAAGATCGCATCCGGGCGCTGGGCAAACCGGTCGACATCCTTGACGAGACTTGGGACGAATACGGCAAGCTTTCAGCCAATCGCAAGGCGCTCAAAATCCAACTCGGAATCTGGGATGGAAAGGAAGCGAGTCTTGCAGAACGAAATCGTCTGCGAGAGGAACTCAAGTCACTCCGACAGTCCGCGCTGATTGTTGCACGAAGAGCCACGAACGGCAAGCTTGTCGAACTGAATGGCCTCGCGGCAGCCGACCAGCAACCGCCCGTATTGAACTTCAACGAGAACGGCACCAACTACAAGTTTGAGTCACCCGATGACGAAGGCTTCGGCGTAGCTGACAAAGGCCTGTCCCCGTTCGACCTTGCAGTGTTCAGCCTGACCCCGATTCCTGTGATCATGCAGGAATCCGTGCTGTTCAACAACATCGAGAAGGACATCGTAGGCAAGCTCCTTGAGTTGCACGAGCAGTCAAACAAGCAAGTCTTGATTGCCTTCGCCCGAGAGCAAGACTACGAAGGCACCTCTGTAGAAGAGATCGTGAACAAGACCAGCTTCATCACACTCGGGCCTGACGGCAAAGCCCTTTACGGTTGGCAATGGAATAAGAAAACAGACGAGCAAAAAGCGGAGGAGCAATGA
- a CDS encoding helix-turn-helix domain-containing protein, with amino-acid sequence MRRISYNPLWKKLVDKGWLKRDLQQKAGISTGTVAKLEQNENVTTAVLVKITEALDCELIDIAEIVEATKEDSDAKAH; translated from the coding sequence ATGAGAAGAATCAGCTACAACCCGTTGTGGAAGAAGCTCGTCGATAAAGGCTGGTTGAAGCGCGACCTCCAGCAGAAGGCCGGTATCAGTACCGGCACCGTCGCGAAGCTCGAACAGAACGAGAACGTCACCACCGCCGTGCTCGTCAAAATCACCGAAGCACTTGACTGCGAACTTATCGACATCGCGGAGATTGTCGAAGCCACGAAGGAGGATAGCGATGCCAAAGCTCACTGA
- a CDS encoding helix-turn-helix domain-containing protein, whose amino-acid sequence MAETDSTAMSGIAMQVCVARKDLGWSQGLLAAKAGVSRPSVARVEASDAVSTDTLSKISEVLGLKLTLAEVPPDDDQ is encoded by the coding sequence ATGGCTGAAACCGATTCAACCGCCATGTCTGGGATCGCCATGCAGGTCTGTGTTGCGCGCAAAGACCTCGGGTGGTCTCAGGGCCTACTCGCTGCGAAGGCGGGTGTATCCCGCCCGTCGGTGGCACGAGTCGAAGCAAGTGACGCTGTCAGCACGGATACGTTGAGCAAGATTTCCGAGGTGCTGGGCCTTAAGCTTACCCTCGCTGAGGTGCCACCCGACGACGATCAGTAG
- a CDS encoding class I SAM-dependent DNA methyltransferase, which produces MSLNSFISTSRKIMRGDAGVDGDAQRIAQLTWLLFLKVYDAKESDWEFHNPAYQSIIPEQLRWRSWAPDRKDGRSKTGEELLTFINTELFPALKSLPITVSTPLSQSVVRAVFEDSNQYMKDGILIRQLVNLIDEIDFEDYADRHAFGEIYETLLKELQSAGSSGEYYTPRAVTDFMIEMINPKLGETVADFAAGTAGFLTSTLKHLDEQVESVEDREAYRSSVYGIEKKPMPYLLGVTNLLLHDVDQPQFIHGNSLERNVRDFKDSEKFDVVTMNPPFPPKCPCWGVGCCHDEQRRDCRMETTQRPATPTRHSFQLAA; this is translated from the coding sequence ATGAGCCTGAACTCGTTCATCTCCACCTCCCGCAAGATCATGCGCGGAGACGCCGGGGTCGACGGCGATGCCCAACGCATCGCCCAACTCACCTGGCTATTGTTTCTCAAGGTCTACGACGCGAAAGAATCAGACTGGGAGTTCCACAACCCCGCCTATCAGTCGATCATCCCCGAACAACTCCGCTGGCGTTCCTGGGCGCCCGACCGTAAAGACGGACGATCCAAGACCGGTGAAGAACTGCTGACGTTCATCAACACTGAACTCTTCCCAGCTCTCAAATCGCTGCCGATCACTGTTTCGACGCCGCTCAGTCAGTCGGTGGTTCGGGCAGTCTTCGAGGACTCGAACCAGTACATGAAGGACGGCATCCTGATCCGCCAGCTGGTCAACTTGATCGACGAGATTGACTTTGAGGACTATGCAGACCGGCACGCCTTCGGTGAAATCTACGAGACCCTGCTGAAAGAACTCCAAAGCGCTGGCAGCTCCGGTGAGTACTACACCCCTCGCGCGGTCACCGACTTCATGATCGAAATGATCAACCCGAAACTAGGTGAAACGGTCGCTGACTTTGCTGCCGGAACAGCCGGGTTCCTCACCTCAACACTCAAACACCTCGACGAACAAGTCGAGTCTGTTGAAGACCGCGAGGCATACCGTTCTAGCGTTTACGGCATTGAGAAGAAGCCAATGCCTTACCTACTTGGCGTGACCAACCTGCTGTTACACGACGTCGACCAGCCACAGTTCATCCACGGCAACTCGCTCGAACGCAACGTACGTGACTTCAAAGACAGCGAGAAGTTCGACGTCGTCACCATGAACCCCCCGTTCCCTCCAAAATGTCCGTGTTGGGGTGTAGGGTGCTGCCATGACGAGCAACGACGAGATTGCCGGATGGAGACTACGCAGCGCCCGGCCACGCCGACCAGACACTCCTTCCAGCTGGCTGCCTGA
- a CDS encoding Eco57I restriction-modification methylase domain-containing protein, with the protein MTKKFDVVIGNPPYQDEAVGGATSAPPIYPQFMDAAYEIGSKAVLITPARFLFNAGYTTKTWNQKMLDDKHLSVPVYVPNSNTLFPGTDIKGGVAVTYRDSEQNLGPLGVFTKHEELTSIMRKVTSFGGTSFASLVTKRDAYKYTHKMHEEHPEASEAMSHSAQHIVIANAFEKLPFLFTAGKPDSSDKYVRIMGLSGNKREIRWVRRDFITGPKSFEHFKVAVAKANGSGNFGEALSTPVVLEPQVATTQTFLTVGSFEKSEEASACLNYIRTKFARALLGVLKITQDNPSRVWEHVPAQDFSSESDIDWSKSIPEIDQQLYKKYNLSASEMDFIETNVKAMS; encoded by the coding sequence ATGACCAAGAAGTTCGATGTAGTCATCGGAAACCCACCATATCAAGATGAAGCTGTGGGCGGTGCCACCAGTGCGCCGCCTATCTATCCGCAATTCATGGATGCGGCATACGAAATCGGCTCGAAAGCAGTTCTGATTACACCCGCCCGTTTCCTGTTCAACGCGGGCTACACAACGAAGACATGGAACCAGAAAATGCTCGATGACAAACATCTGAGTGTCCCGGTCTACGTACCAAATAGCAATACACTGTTCCCAGGAACGGACATCAAGGGAGGCGTCGCTGTCACTTATCGCGATTCTGAGCAAAATTTGGGTCCACTTGGAGTCTTCACCAAGCACGAAGAGCTCACTAGCATCATGCGAAAAGTTACTTCATTCGGTGGAACTTCATTTGCGAGTCTCGTGACCAAGCGGGATGCCTACAAATACACGCACAAAATGCACGAGGAACATCCAGAAGCGTCGGAAGCTATGTCGCATTCTGCCCAGCACATCGTGATTGCTAACGCTTTCGAAAAGCTCCCTTTCCTATTTACCGCTGGTAAGCCGGATTCGAGTGATAAATATGTACGGATTATGGGTCTATCGGGCAATAAGAGGGAAATTCGCTGGGTTCGTCGTGATTTCATCACAGGGCCAAAAAGCTTTGAACATTTCAAAGTGGCCGTCGCAAAAGCTAATGGTTCTGGGAATTTTGGCGAAGCTCTTTCCACCCCAGTTGTACTCGAGCCGCAAGTCGCGACTACTCAGACATTCCTGACTGTTGGAAGCTTTGAGAAGTCTGAAGAGGCTTCTGCTTGTCTCAACTACATCCGAACGAAGTTTGCTCGTGCACTTCTTGGCGTGTTAAAGATTACGCAAGATAATCCGTCTCGTGTCTGGGAGCATGTCCCGGCACAGGACTTTTCGTCCGAGTCTGATATCGATTGGTCGAAGTCAATCCCCGAAATTGACCAGCAGCTGTACAAGAAATATAATCTCAGCGCTTCGGAAATGGACTTCATCGAAACCAATGTCAAAGCAATGAGTTGA
- the hsdR gene encoding EcoAI/FtnUII family type I restriction enzme subunit R produces the protein MPKLTEEDVKLRFITPAVTETAGWPKEQLRMELVIAPGQVIVQGTKTKRGKISKADYVLLGSKSRKPLAVVEAKDMEHTVRAGLQQALGYAAKLDAPFAYSSNGKGFIEHDFFTGVEREISLDEFPTEEELWQRYLVGKGLDAQGAALIAEPYHLDAFKPQEARYYQQVAVDRTLEAIAHGDRRLLLVMATGTGKTFTAFQIIWRLLKAGTVKRVLYLADRNVLIDQTITGDFEPLSGRITKVKGKHLDSSYEVYMSLYQQLAGEEGEEPFRQFKPEFFDLVIIDECHRGSAREESLWRRVLDYFSSAIHIGMTATPKETKEVSNIDYFGEPVYTYSLKQGIEDGFLAPYKVIRVGLDVDLESWRPFEGQVDVDGNEVEDREYNVKDFDRNLIIDERTQMVAKYVTSWLEKYGTDSKTIVFCVDIEHAERMRQALANENLERIIEDYRYVMKITGDDKEGKDQLDNFADVNEQYPTLVTTSKLLTTGVNVKTIKLIVLESNIGSMTEFKQIVGRGTRLDPEHGKEFFTIMDFRGSTRLFADPDFDGNPAGSIDMPLPEPGDDGEILEPVWPDDEETVEDTDIEDFGPEDVIIWDPPWTDDSDPEKKGKVRVRGVEVKLLNERVQYVDPVTGKLVTESIRDFSKRSFLNTYSSLDSFLTAWSQAERKDELIGQLSSRGVLLEAIREEADGRFFDVDNFDLILHVAFDKPPLTKHERIDHVKKRGYLHKYSDTCREVLEALLDKYAEIGISEIETTRILSVDPFIQYGSPQKIARLFGGRDAYLQAIRELEDALYEAA, from the coding sequence ATGCCAAAGCTCACTGAAGAGGACGTCAAGCTTCGGTTCATTACTCCTGCAGTCACGGAGACGGCTGGTTGGCCTAAAGAGCAACTTCGCATGGAGCTTGTCATCGCTCCCGGCCAGGTCATTGTCCAAGGCACCAAGACCAAGCGTGGCAAGATCAGCAAAGCGGATTATGTTCTGCTTGGCTCGAAGTCACGTAAGCCGCTCGCGGTTGTTGAAGCTAAAGATATGGAGCACACTGTCCGTGCAGGGCTCCAGCAGGCACTCGGTTATGCCGCGAAGCTTGACGCGCCGTTCGCCTACTCATCAAACGGTAAGGGTTTCATCGAACACGACTTCTTCACCGGTGTTGAGCGAGAGATCAGCTTGGATGAGTTCCCAACCGAAGAGGAGTTGTGGCAACGCTACCTGGTCGGTAAAGGGCTCGACGCTCAGGGCGCGGCCCTGATCGCTGAGCCATACCACCTTGACGCGTTCAAACCGCAAGAAGCTCGCTATTACCAACAGGTAGCAGTAGACCGCACACTGGAAGCCATCGCCCACGGCGACCGCCGCCTACTCTTGGTCATGGCCACCGGCACCGGCAAGACGTTCACGGCCTTCCAGATCATTTGGCGGCTCCTCAAAGCTGGAACCGTGAAACGGGTACTGTACCTTGCCGACCGCAACGTGCTGATCGATCAGACAATCACCGGTGACTTCGAGCCGCTCTCAGGTCGCATCACCAAGGTCAAAGGCAAACACTTGGATTCTTCTTACGAAGTCTACATGAGCCTGTACCAGCAGCTCGCTGGCGAGGAGGGTGAAGAACCGTTCCGGCAGTTCAAACCTGAGTTCTTTGACCTTGTCATCATTGACGAGTGCCACCGAGGATCCGCACGCGAAGAATCTCTGTGGCGACGGGTGCTGGACTACTTCTCGAGTGCCATCCACATTGGTATGACGGCAACACCTAAGGAAACCAAGGAAGTGTCGAACATCGACTACTTTGGTGAACCCGTCTACACGTACAGCTTGAAACAGGGCATTGAGGATGGCTTCCTCGCTCCGTACAAGGTGATCCGTGTTGGCCTGGACGTTGATCTGGAGAGCTGGCGGCCATTCGAGGGACAAGTGGACGTTGATGGCAATGAGGTTGAGGATCGCGAGTACAACGTCAAGGATTTCGACCGCAATCTCATCATCGATGAGCGCACCCAGATGGTCGCCAAATACGTGACGTCCTGGCTGGAGAAGTACGGCACCGATTCGAAGACCATCGTCTTCTGCGTTGATATTGAGCATGCTGAACGAATGCGCCAAGCCCTCGCGAATGAGAACCTTGAACGGATCATCGAGGACTACCGGTACGTCATGAAGATCACCGGAGATGATAAGGAAGGCAAGGATCAACTCGACAACTTCGCTGATGTTAACGAGCAGTACCCAACGCTGGTGACCACATCGAAACTGCTCACCACAGGCGTCAACGTCAAAACGATCAAGCTCATCGTCTTGGAATCCAACATTGGGTCGATGACTGAGTTCAAACAGATCGTCGGACGCGGCACCCGGCTCGATCCTGAGCACGGCAAAGAATTCTTCACAATCATGGACTTCCGGGGCTCCACGCGGCTCTTCGCCGACCCGGACTTCGACGGCAACCCGGCAGGCAGCATAGACATGCCTCTGCCCGAGCCTGGAGATGACGGCGAGATCCTCGAACCCGTATGGCCAGACGACGAAGAGACAGTCGAAGACACAGACATCGAGGACTTCGGCCCAGAGGATGTGATCATCTGGGATCCGCCTTGGACCGACGACTCTGACCCTGAAAAGAAAGGCAAGGTGCGAGTTCGCGGTGTCGAAGTGAAACTGCTCAACGAGCGTGTGCAGTACGTCGATCCCGTTACCGGCAAACTCGTGACCGAATCGATCCGAGACTTCTCGAAGCGGTCATTTCTAAACACGTACTCCAGCCTCGACTCGTTCCTTACCGCTTGGTCGCAGGCCGAGAGAAAGGACGAACTAATCGGCCAGCTCAGCAGCCGAGGCGTCTTACTTGAGGCCATCCGCGAAGAAGCGGACGGCAGGTTCTTCGACGTTGACAATTTCGACCTGATCCTCCACGTTGCCTTCGATAAACCTCCACTGACCAAACATGAGCGTATCGATCACGTCAAGAAGCGTGGCTACCTGCACAAATACTCAGACACCTGCCGCGAAGTGTTGGAAGCGCTCTTGGATAAGTACGCAGAGATCGGTATATCTGAAATCGAAACAACCAGAATCCTCAGCGTTGACCCATTCATCCAGTACGGATCGCCGCAGAAGATTGCCCGCCTTTTCGGAGGACGCGACGCCTACCTACAGGCGATTCGTGAACTCGAAGACGCCCTCTACGAAGCTGCATAA
- a CDS encoding site-specific integrase, whose product MTSNDEIAGWRLRSARPRRPDTPSSWLPEDFLNLAQREEEAGLRNDELFLLKPDGYPDLDVSAYLHDRSFRRLSRATQVSYAKDLRTHFNFLYSQHIGWRECTVELFEDYEYWRRRDERNPSRISGAKFSRELAACRRFYEWHARRGTIRISPIQTFTDDSSSNRAGVSVPLMPKNARNNRVKWLTPEAYRQWKHVGLSGYNLEGRQRHNWRGRNEDRNICFADLLWDSGLRLREGATLLWCEVPALQERTNFHQARLATAVAKGRGRNFWVSRAALQGLGAYKLTTRAEAVSRAQKEGRYDNLSGKLVLQSVDANRRAKLIDDNGRVTACSLDDLYAEERERLFIQGDAGLEPAMVWLAESGLPMKYMTWEMVFSTASQRCRSQSVPIACTPHMLRHSFALRMLVSLIHATDTRLGITPEERREYRMLFGDPWVLVQTMLGHVNVEITRQVYLEPVQGLQVDLFLNAGENDEHDFSAVLSREILSSPLVNKGVR is encoded by the coding sequence ATGACGAGCAACGACGAGATTGCCGGATGGAGACTACGCAGCGCCCGGCCACGCCGACCAGACACTCCTTCCAGCTGGCTGCCTGAAGATTTCCTGAATCTCGCCCAGCGAGAAGAGGAAGCGGGGCTTCGCAACGACGAGCTCTTCCTCCTCAAGCCCGATGGCTACCCGGACCTAGATGTTAGTGCCTATCTGCACGACCGGTCGTTCCGCCGTCTATCCCGCGCGACACAAGTTTCCTACGCCAAGGATCTGCGCACACACTTCAACTTCCTGTACAGCCAGCACATTGGCTGGCGAGAATGCACAGTCGAACTATTTGAAGATTACGAATACTGGCGTCGCCGCGATGAACGGAATCCCTCCAGGATCTCTGGGGCCAAATTCAGCAGAGAGCTTGCAGCCTGCCGCCGATTCTACGAGTGGCACGCTAGACGCGGCACCATCCGCATCTCTCCCATTCAAACGTTCACTGATGACAGCTCCTCGAACCGGGCCGGTGTATCTGTACCGCTGATGCCCAAGAACGCCCGGAACAACCGGGTCAAGTGGCTCACCCCCGAGGCCTACCGCCAGTGGAAGCATGTTGGTTTGTCCGGCTACAACTTGGAAGGCCGGCAGAGGCACAACTGGCGCGGGAGGAACGAAGACCGCAACATCTGTTTCGCCGACCTGCTCTGGGATTCCGGGCTCCGGCTCCGTGAAGGCGCAACGCTGCTGTGGTGCGAGGTCCCTGCACTCCAAGAACGTACGAACTTCCACCAGGCGCGGCTGGCGACCGCAGTGGCGAAAGGCCGAGGTCGTAACTTCTGGGTGTCGAGGGCAGCCTTGCAAGGCCTCGGGGCCTACAAGTTGACCACTCGCGCAGAAGCTGTTTCACGGGCCCAGAAGGAGGGGCGGTACGACAATCTTTCTGGCAAACTGGTGCTTCAGTCCGTGGACGCAAACCGCCGAGCCAAGCTCATCGATGACAACGGCCGCGTGACCGCTTGCTCGCTGGACGACCTCTACGCCGAAGAACGCGAACGCCTGTTCATCCAAGGCGATGCGGGGCTTGAGCCAGCAATGGTCTGGCTGGCTGAATCGGGTCTGCCGATGAAGTACATGACCTGGGAGATGGTGTTCAGTACAGCTTCACAACGCTGTCGGTCCCAGTCGGTTCCGATAGCCTGCACTCCGCACATGCTGCGTCACTCATTCGCTTTGAGAATGCTGGTGTCGCTCATCCACGCCACCGATACCCGGCTTGGCATCACGCCGGAGGAACGGCGCGAGTACCGGATGCTCTTTGGAGACCCATGGGTTCTGGTACAGACCATGCTCGGTCATGTGAACGTCGAAATAACCAGGCAAGTGTACTTGGAACCGGTCCAGGGATTGCAGGTTGACTTGTTCCTCAACGCCGGCGAAAACGACGAGCACGACTTCTCGGCTGTACTGTCCAGAGAAATCCTGTCCTCACCTCTAGTCAACAAGGGAGTTCGTTAG